The Flavobacterium piscisymbiosum genome includes a region encoding these proteins:
- a CDS encoding rhamnogalacturonidase, which produces MRKQATLNFIITEKSFFLAFVVFLLSGFCVILNAQSKETNNVFNVRSYGAIGDGKNLDSPAINKTIDAAVKVGGGTVWVPAGTYLSGSIHLQSNINLHIDAGATILGAPQEMNAYDETEPSTVGPYQDGAHTYFHNSLIWGENLTNVFITGHGFINGGGIIRDDEILNKMNGHDNWQNPNPTFKPMRLGNKAIALKSCKNITISDITIVHGGHFAILATGCDMMTVDNVTMDTNRDGIDIDCCRNVVVSNCRVNSPGDDGICLKSTYALGEFRITENVSITNCQVSGFQEGTLLDGTMKPRPNASGRIKLGTESSGGFRNITISNCTIRSCRGLALESVDGALLENITITNLVMTDLYHYAIYVATGNRNRSPEVKTNSRMKNVLISNVIATVSDKMSGIQIMGLPEEPIDGLRLENIRLITKGGGTLEDTAIKPRELGNGYPEPYKIGTLPAYGIFVRHVKNLELANIITKFETIDKRPAAMFSDIQGLDIDNLKLQTADGVKNILLTDDVKGVNIRNTTLTK; this is translated from the coding sequence ATGAGAAAACAAGCTACACTAAATTTCATAATAACGGAGAAGTCTTTTTTTCTAGCATTTGTTGTTTTTCTTTTATCTGGATTCTGCGTTATCCTTAATGCACAATCAAAAGAGACAAATAATGTGTTTAATGTTCGTTCGTATGGAGCAATTGGAGACGGAAAAAACCTTGATAGTCCAGCCATTAACAAAACAATTGATGCTGCTGTAAAAGTGGGTGGCGGAACAGTTTGGGTTCCGGCGGGAACGTATTTGAGTGGTTCTATCCATTTGCAAAGCAATATAAATCTGCATATTGATGCCGGCGCAACCATTTTGGGAGCGCCTCAGGAAATGAATGCTTATGATGAAACTGAACCCTCTACTGTAGGTCCTTATCAGGACGGTGCGCATACCTATTTTCACAATAGTTTAATTTGGGGAGAGAATCTTACTAACGTTTTCATTACCGGTCACGGATTCATAAATGGCGGCGGTATTATACGCGATGATGAAATTTTGAATAAAATGAATGGTCACGATAATTGGCAAAATCCAAATCCGACTTTTAAACCAATGCGATTAGGCAATAAAGCAATTGCACTTAAAAGCTGCAAAAACATTACAATCAGCGACATTACTATCGTTCATGGCGGTCATTTTGCAATATTGGCAACGGGTTGTGATATGATGACTGTTGACAATGTAACGATGGATACAAATCGCGATGGTATCGATATTGACTGTTGCCGAAACGTAGTAGTTTCAAACTGTCGTGTTAATTCTCCGGGTGATGACGGAATCTGCCTTAAAAGTACTTATGCTCTTGGCGAATTTAGAATTACCGAAAATGTCTCCATTACCAATTGTCAGGTTTCCGGATTTCAGGAAGGCACTTTGCTTGACGGAACTATGAAACCTAGACCAAATGCTTCCGGACGTATTAAATTAGGCACAGAATCTAGCGGAGGATTTCGAAACATTACGATTTCTAATTGTACGATACGCAGCTGCCGAGGACTCGCACTTGAATCAGTAGACGGTGCACTTCTTGAAAACATTACTATCACCAATTTAGTAATGACGGATTTATACCACTATGCAATTTATGTAGCAACAGGCAACCGCAACCGATCGCCGGAAGTTAAAACCAATAGTCGTATGAAAAATGTTTTGATATCTAATGTTATTGCAACTGTATCAGATAAAATGAGCGGTATACAAATTATGGGCTTGCCTGAGGAACCTATTGATGGATTACGACTGGAAAATATTCGTCTAATAACTAAAGGCGGAGGAACTTTAGAAGATACGGCCATAAAACCTAGAGAACTTGGAAACGGTTATCCGGAACCTTATAAGATTGGGACTTTGCCTGCATACGGGATTTTTGTGCGACACGTAAAAAATTTAGAACTGGCAAACATTATAACCAAGTTTGAAACAATCGATAAGCGCCCTGCTGCCATGTTTTCAGATATTCAGGGACTTGATATTGATAATTTGAAGTTGCAGACAGCTGATGGTGTAAAAAACATACTATTGACTGATGATGTTAAAGGCGTAAATATTCGAAATACAACTTTAACTAAATAA
- a CDS encoding TonB-dependent receptor has protein sequence MKLSLLFFVTASFVMQASVSYSQKTKISLNKESVTVKEVIDEIETTTEFKFLFNTKAVDLNRRVSLNVKKVPVNVILDMLFKGTDTSYEIDDRKILLTKTKASKVIMTEAPSLLDLAPKPIKGVITDSKGQPLPSANVVEKGTKNGVTTDFDGKFALTVSDENAILVISFIGFDSKEVALKGQSLINVTLTESAAGLNEVVVVGYGTQKKRDITGSVSSINKNAIKDLVLTSTEQALKGQAAGVQMTQSSSAPGGGASVRIRGGNSISAGNEPLYVIDGFPIYNDSSNSTGVLGNGQPTNVLASINPSDIESMEILKDASATAIYGARGANGVIIITTKRGKSGQANVSFETYYGFQQLSKKIDLVNAYDFAKNANVDNIQRVRPIIYPDPEIYNPAVYGQGTDWQDEAFRIAPTQNYQLGFTGGNDQTKYAISGNYFTQDGILRGSDFTRGSIRVNLDQNLSSKFKLGLSFTASRTANNQAKTDTDLDANNIGAVTSILYAPPTAPVYAADGSYNRFIGPDGSFYGNPVASLLEIKNLSRTDRVMGNLFLDYKITKDLLFKVSFGGDQINVKDDYYLPAFIQNTGQNARARIGVNQSFSWLNENTLTYTKTFAEKHNFTALGGFTRQKFTSENVTTGADRFVNDILEDGSLGSGAIVVPPTSNINEWALESYIARINYGYNDKYLLTLTGRADGSSRFGESNKFSFFPSGSLAWRVSQEEFMKSTEKVISNLKLRVSYGQTGNTEIPTYRSLAALGGISNYPIGGVITSGVASTRVANPNLKWETTSQFDAGMDLSLFSNRINIVADYYDKRTEDLLLDVQIPGTSGYQTSLQNVGSVRNHGIELALNTVNFDSDFKWKTSFNITFNKNEVTDLGGDYERPAGGGSASKAIANTGILRVGEPVGLFYGYVTDGLFQTPAEVTAGIASGQAGVQLGDRRYKDVNGDGKLDANDRTILGYAQPDFFYGMTNTFSYKNFDLNVLINGVQGNDVLNLNVNAETDINAPGSNNRWTPTNTNTDVPRTTKETRLTNKQVEDGSYLRIQNISFGYEMPKIVFKNTFVQSVRLYVSLQNYFTFTNYKGYNPDVNSFGQDNLSIGVDRGGYPAAKTFLMGLNVKL, from the coding sequence ATGAAGTTATCACTATTATTTTTTGTCACCGCAAGTTTTGTTATGCAAGCCAGCGTATCATATTCTCAAAAAACCAAAATCTCCTTAAATAAAGAAAGTGTTACTGTAAAAGAAGTTATCGATGAAATCGAGACTACTACAGAATTCAAATTCCTATTTAACACAAAGGCCGTAGATTTAAACAGAAGGGTTTCCCTGAACGTTAAAAAAGTACCTGTTAATGTTATTCTGGACATGCTTTTTAAAGGAACAGACACTTCATATGAAATTGACGACCGAAAAATACTACTGACCAAAACCAAAGCAAGTAAAGTAATTATGACCGAGGCACCAAGTCTTCTCGATCTGGCGCCTAAGCCAATAAAAGGTGTAATTACAGATTCTAAAGGACAGCCATTACCAAGTGCCAATGTTGTTGAAAAAGGAACTAAAAATGGAGTTACAACCGATTTTGATGGAAAATTTGCCCTTACAGTTTCAGATGAAAACGCTATACTAGTAATTTCATTCATTGGTTTTGACTCTAAGGAAGTTGCTCTTAAAGGACAAAGTCTTATCAATGTAACCCTGACAGAAAGTGCAGCAGGCCTAAATGAAGTTGTAGTTGTGGGATACGGGACTCAAAAGAAACGTGATATAACAGGGTCTGTATCTTCTATTAATAAAAATGCTATAAAAGATTTAGTACTTACCTCTACAGAACAGGCTTTAAAAGGACAAGCTGCGGGAGTACAAATGACACAGTCTTCATCCGCTCCCGGTGGAGGTGCATCGGTAAGAATTCGTGGAGGAAACTCCATTAGTGCAGGAAACGAACCCTTGTATGTAATTGATGGTTTTCCTATATACAATGACAGCAGTAACTCTACAGGAGTTTTAGGGAACGGGCAGCCTACGAACGTATTAGCTTCGATTAACCCTAGTGATATTGAATCAATGGAAATTTTAAAGGATGCGTCTGCTACTGCTATTTACGGTGCCAGAGGTGCCAATGGTGTAATTATTATTACTACTAAACGTGGTAAATCAGGACAAGCAAACGTTTCTTTTGAAACTTATTATGGATTTCAGCAACTTAGTAAAAAAATAGACTTAGTAAATGCATATGATTTCGCCAAAAATGCTAATGTTGATAATATTCAAAGAGTACGTCCTATTATTTACCCAGATCCGGAAATTTATAACCCGGCAGTTTATGGTCAGGGAACGGACTGGCAGGACGAAGCTTTTAGGATAGCTCCAACACAAAACTATCAGTTAGGTTTTACAGGTGGAAATGATCAGACAAAATATGCTATTTCAGGTAATTATTTTACACAGGATGGTATACTTCGCGGATCAGATTTTACACGTGGATCTATCAGAGTAAACCTGGATCAAAACTTAAGTTCTAAATTTAAACTTGGACTAAGTTTTACGGCATCAAGAACAGCAAACAATCAGGCAAAAACCGATACGGATTTGGATGCCAACAATATAGGCGCTGTAACCTCTATTCTTTACGCTCCGCCAACTGCCCCAGTTTATGCTGCTGATGGAAGCTACAATAGATTTATTGGACCAGATGGAAGCTTTTATGGAAATCCTGTTGCATCATTGTTAGAAATTAAAAATTTATCAAGAACTGACCGTGTAATGGGTAATTTATTTCTTGATTATAAAATAACAAAAGATTTATTGTTTAAAGTAAGTTTTGGAGGTGACCAGATTAATGTTAAAGATGATTATTATCTTCCTGCATTTATTCAAAATACCGGACAAAATGCAAGAGCAAGAATTGGAGTTAACCAAAGTTTCAGCTGGTTAAATGAAAATACATTAACCTATACTAAAACATTTGCCGAAAAACATAATTTCACTGCATTAGGAGGTTTTACCCGCCAGAAATTTACTTCCGAAAATGTAACTACAGGTGCAGATCGATTTGTTAATGATATTTTAGAAGATGGCAGCTTAGGTAGCGGGGCAATAGTTGTTCCGCCAACATCTAATATTAACGAATGGGCACTTGAATCTTATATTGCAAGAATTAATTACGGTTATAATGACAAATACTTATTAACACTTACAGGGCGTGCGGATGGATCATCACGTTTTGGTGAAAGTAATAAATTCTCTTTCTTCCCTTCAGGATCACTTGCATGGAGAGTATCTCAGGAAGAATTTATGAAGTCAACAGAGAAGGTTATTTCAAATCTTAAACTTAGGGTAAGTTACGGACAAACCGGTAATACAGAAATCCCTACGTACAGAAGTCTTGCAGCCTTAGGAGGTATTTCTAATTATCCTATTGGAGGTGTTATAACAAGCGGAGTAGCTTCTACACGTGTGGCTAATCCTAACTTGAAATGGGAGACTACATCACAATTTGATGCTGGTATGGATTTGAGTTTATTTTCAAACCGAATTAACATTGTTGCAGATTACTATGACAAACGTACAGAAGACTTACTTCTTGATGTCCAGATTCCCGGAACTTCAGGATATCAGACTTCCCTTCAAAATGTTGGAAGTGTGAGAAACCACGGTATCGAATTGGCTTTAAATACAGTAAATTTCGATAGTGACTTTAAATGGAAAACATCATTTAATATCACTTTCAATAAAAATGAAGTTACAGATTTGGGCGGTGATTATGAAAGACCAGCGGGAGGTGGAAGTGCCAGTAAAGCAATTGCAAATACAGGAATTTTAAGAGTTGGAGAACCGGTTGGTTTATTCTACGGTTATGTAACGGATGGTTTATTTCAAACTCCGGCCGAAGTAACTGCAGGAATAGCTTCAGGACAGGCAGGCGTACAACTGGGAGACAGACGTTACAAAGATGTGAATGGCGATGGAAAATTAGACGCTAATGACCGTACCATTTTAGGTTACGCGCAGCCAGATTTCTTTTATGGTATGACCAATACATTCAGCTACAAAAATTTCGATTTAAATGTTTTAATTAACGGTGTTCAGGGCAACGACGTATTAAATTTAAACGTTAATGCAGAAACCGATATTAATGCTCCAGGTTCGAATAACAGATGGACGCCAACAAATACTAATACTGACGTTCCAAGAACTACCAAGGAAACACGTTTGACCAACAAACAAGTAGAAGACGGATCTTACCTGCGCATACAAAATATATCGTTTGGGTATGAAATGCCAAAGATTGTTTTCAAAAATACTTTTGTACAGTCTGTCAGATTATACGTGAGTTTACAAAACTATTTTACGTTTACCAATTACAAAGGATACAATCCGGATGTAAATTCATTTGGACAGGATAATCTTAGTATTGGTGTTGATCGTGGGGGTTACCCGGCAGCCAAAACATTCCTAATGGGACTTAATGTAAAACTTTAA
- a CDS encoding MGH1-like glycoside hydrolase domain-containing protein — MKKIFSFLLFLCFLSQIIAQKPVIELGTADWGKGIKKLYIPEKLVAENNFIKNTPQNFDTPPTFDQIKEKLPQPFWKTKNDAILCYWKAWKIAFSNLHKVSPENGFISPYIDAAFNGNIFMWDTSFMTLFGRYGSRAFNFQGSLDNFYSKQKPDGFICRQIYGSNGEDCFEHYDPSSTGPNILPWSEWEYYTNFNDKTRLAKVFPALLAYYNWFNLNRSWKDGTYYSTGWGCGMDNQPRLQSEYSVRWSNGQMSWIDTTLQEIFAARFLIKMAVELDRENDVKKLKEEVEYLTKFVNEKMWNEKLNFYTDAFKDGSLSNLQSIGSYWALLADVVPENRINQFISPLSDTKKFNRPHGVPTLSADSPDYNAEGGYWRGSVWAPTSYMVLRGLTQIHQDSLAHEIATNHFDNVLKVYTQTGTFFENYSPEKVQGNDRKNFVGWTGLTPIAVLFEYIFGIRADVPNNKIVWDVTLKDEFGVKQYPFGTDDTIDFYCKSRKDTKRMPQISVKSSTDFTLTLLWAGGKKDILIKGKKI; from the coding sequence ATGAAAAAAATATTTTCTTTTTTACTATTCCTTTGCTTTCTAAGTCAAATAATAGCGCAAAAACCTGTTATTGAACTTGGAACAGCCGACTGGGGGAAAGGAATTAAGAAATTATATATTCCTGAAAAATTGGTTGCCGAAAATAATTTTATAAAAAATACTCCACAAAATTTTGATACTCCGCCAACTTTCGATCAAATAAAAGAAAAGCTTCCGCAACCATTTTGGAAAACAAAAAACGATGCGATTCTTTGTTACTGGAAAGCTTGGAAAATTGCCTTTTCTAATCTTCATAAAGTTAGTCCTGAAAACGGATTTATTTCTCCTTATATCGATGCTGCTTTCAATGGAAATATTTTTATGTGGGATACTTCTTTTATGACATTATTTGGGCGTTATGGTTCGAGAGCATTTAATTTTCAGGGTTCTTTGGATAATTTTTACAGCAAGCAAAAACCGGACGGATTTATATGCCGTCAGATTTATGGTTCGAACGGTGAAGATTGTTTCGAACATTACGATCCTTCGAGCACAGGACCTAATATTTTGCCTTGGTCTGAATGGGAATATTACACCAATTTTAATGACAAAACCAGACTTGCCAAAGTATTTCCTGCCCTTCTCGCCTATTACAATTGGTTTAACCTCAACCGTTCGTGGAAAGACGGCACTTATTATTCGACTGGCTGGGGCTGCGGAATGGACAATCAACCACGTTTACAAAGTGAATATAGTGTAAGATGGAGCAACGGTCAAATGTCCTGGATTGATACCACTTTGCAGGAAATTTTTGCCGCTCGATTTTTAATAAAAATGGCTGTTGAACTTGATAGAGAAAATGACGTAAAAAAATTGAAAGAAGAAGTTGAATATCTGACCAAATTCGTAAACGAAAAAATGTGGAATGAAAAATTGAATTTCTATACCGATGCTTTCAAAGATGGATCGTTATCTAATTTACAATCAATCGGCTCTTATTGGGCATTGCTTGCAGATGTAGTTCCCGAAAATCGAATAAATCAATTTATTAGCCCACTTTCTGATACCAAAAAATTCAATCGTCCGCATGGTGTTCCTACTTTATCTGCTGATAGTCCAGATTATAATGCCGAAGGCGGTTACTGGCGAGGATCTGTCTGGGCACCAACTTCTTATATGGTTTTAAGAGGACTTACCCAAATACATCAGGATAGTCTTGCACATGAAATCGCAACGAATCATTTTGACAATGTACTAAAAGTTTACACCCAAACTGGCACTTTCTTCGAAAACTATTCCCCGGAAAAAGTTCAGGGAAATGATCGGAAAAATTTTGTTGGCTGGACAGGATTGACTCCTATTGCGGTTTTGTTCGAATATATTTTTGGAATCAGAGCTGATGTACCCAATAATAAGATTGTTTGGGATGTCACTTTAAAGGATGAGTTTGGAGTAAAACAATATCCTTTTGGAACAGATGATACTATTGATTTTTATTGCAAATCCAGAAAAGATACTAAAAGAATGCCTCAAATAAGTGTGAAATCTAGTACGGATTTTACACTCACATTGCTTTGGGCAGGAGGGAAAAAAGATATTCTTATAAAAGGAAAAAAAATATAA
- a CDS encoding RagB/SusD family nutrient uptake outer membrane protein, producing MKSNNFLIVAALSILITGFSSCQNDFLDEDPQSFLSPTNFYKTDADAYAALVSVYNGLRPIYSQDMTFVGDLAGEQTNPGTGSNTDRSDIDNFTVQSSNLVLTNNWNNNYVVINRANTVIERVPAIEMPAANKELYIDEAHFLRALAYFNLVREFGGVPISLTETKELAGLDIARSSVDEVYAVIIDDLKLAEAKLLPVQSTTGVGRATKGAASSLLAYVYLTKKDWTNAAAKAQEVINNKAAYGYGLYPTPADVWKIANENKLEHIFSIQFQSGPEGYGSAYSQFYLSRTANVIQNNGISGFAINLVEDKFWRSFVAADTRRDASILSSFTDPKTSKYYEYPTKGLAELSIFKYFDAQAYARSNNNNNYPILRYADVLLIKAEALNELNGPTTDAYEAINAIRKRAGAGMMELSGLTKEQFRAAILQERSWEFCFESKRYFDLIRTEQLIPIMTAAGKNPQPRNLLFPIPQREIDLNSKIDPSDQNPGY from the coding sequence ATGAAATCTAATAATTTTCTTATTGTTGCAGCTTTATCTATTTTGATTACTGGATTTAGCAGTTGTCAAAATGATTTTCTGGATGAAGATCCACAATCTTTTTTATCACCAACAAACTTTTATAAAACCGACGCTGATGCATATGCTGCGTTAGTATCTGTTTACAATGGCTTAAGACCTATATACAGCCAGGATATGACCTTTGTAGGAGATTTAGCAGGCGAACAAACTAATCCCGGAACAGGTTCAAATACTGACCGAAGTGATATTGATAATTTTACTGTTCAATCTTCTAATCTTGTTTTAACAAACAACTGGAATAACAACTATGTTGTAATCAATAGAGCCAATACAGTTATAGAACGTGTTCCTGCTATTGAAATGCCTGCTGCTAATAAAGAACTTTATATAGATGAGGCACATTTTTTACGTGCATTAGCTTATTTTAATCTTGTTAGAGAGTTTGGCGGAGTTCCAATAAGTTTAACGGAAACCAAAGAACTGGCAGGCCTTGATATAGCACGTTCATCTGTAGACGAAGTTTATGCTGTGATTATAGATGATTTAAAACTAGCCGAAGCAAAATTGCTACCAGTACAGTCTACAACTGGAGTTGGAAGAGCTACTAAAGGTGCGGCTTCTTCCCTGCTTGCTTATGTTTATTTAACAAAGAAAGACTGGACTAATGCTGCTGCAAAAGCACAAGAAGTAATTAACAATAAAGCTGCTTACGGCTACGGTTTATATCCTACACCGGCAGATGTCTGGAAAATAGCCAACGAAAATAAATTGGAACATATATTCTCAATTCAATTTCAGTCTGGTCCGGAAGGTTACGGAAGTGCCTATTCGCAATTCTATCTTTCAAGAACAGCAAATGTTATTCAGAATAATGGTATATCAGGATTTGCTATTAATCTAGTTGAAGATAAATTCTGGAGATCTTTTGTTGCCGCAGATACGCGCCGTGATGCTTCAATCTTATCCAGTTTTACTGATCCTAAAACGAGCAAATATTACGAGTATCCAACAAAAGGTTTAGCGGAATTAAGTATTTTCAAATACTTTGATGCACAGGCATATGCACGAAGCAACAACAATAACAACTACCCTATCTTACGCTATGCAGATGTATTGTTGATAAAAGCAGAAGCTTTGAATGAACTAAACGGACCAACTACGGATGCATACGAAGCTATTAATGCGATTCGTAAAAGAGCCGGAGCTGGTATGATGGAACTTTCGGGTTTGACAAAAGAACAATTCAGAGCAGCAATACTTCAGGAAAGAAGTTGGGAATTTTGTTTTGAAAGCAAAAGATATTTTGACTTGATTCGTACGGAGCAATTGATCCCTATTATGACCGCTGCAGGTAAAAATCCTCAGCCAAGAAATTTATTATTTCCAATTCCACAAAGAGAAATCGACTTAAATAGTAAAATCGATCCGTCAGATCAAAATCCTGGATATTAA